From Hymenobacter cellulosilyticus:
AGCCTGACTGCCCCTGCCGGGCGGTGCTCACGCGGAAGTACGCCACGTATCGAATCATGGTAGCTTATATATAAAGGAGTGGAAAAAGCGCAAGATAGGGGTTTGTCACGTTTCTTAAACGACCGTTGCTAAGATGTAAAATATCGTACTTTGCACCTAACTCTTACTCAAAGCTCAGTTTTGTACTCTCTTTTTATACTATGACCTCCCTTCGGCGCTATACCCCTTACTATCGTGTCTCCACTCAGAAGCAAGGTGTCTCCGGCTTAGGGCTCGAAGCCCAGCAGGCCGCCGTACGAAGTTTCGTGGCGGACCCCAGCCAACTGCTGACCGAGTTCATTGAGGTGGAAAGTGGAAAGAAGAATCAGCGGCCCCAACTGCAGTCGGCCATCGCGGCGGCGCGGAGGGGGGTAGTACGCTGCTCATTGCGAAGCTCGACCGGCTCTCCAGGAATGCGGGATTCATCTTCACCTTGCGGGATTCGGGAGTAGACTTCGTCTGCTGCGACATGCCGGATGCGAATACCCTTACGGTAGGCTTGTTTGCTGTACTAGCTCAACACGAGCGGGAGACCATTTCGAAGCGGACCAAGGATGCACTCGCCGCCAAGAAAGCCCGAGGAGCCCAGCTGGGCAATCCTCAGAACATGACCCCGGCCATTACCCGGCAAGGGCAGGCGGCCATGCAGCGTAATGCGCGTGAGCACCCGGCCAACCGGCAGGCAGCCCAGCTGGCTACCCTGCTGCGCGAGAAAGGACAGACCTTGGAGGAGATCGCTGTCACGCTTAACCGCACGGGCTATCGAACCCGGCGAGGCAAAGACTTTCATGCGACCTCCGTATGGCGTCTACTAAATGGTGAGCCATTGGCTAGGACAGCTTGGTTCGCCGATGCGGATAGCAGCGCAGCCAACAGATAAGGGGTTTCTCTAGAGTAGGAACTGAAAAACCTGCGAAGGAATCTCGGTCTGGCATTTCCTAGGTAGTTGGGGGGCGCAGCAGGTTCTTTAATAGGCTACAGTCGTGGAAGGACAGGCACGGCGCTACCACGTCGGCTTTCGCTGTGGTTAAAAGGTTGGTCCACCTAATAGCTGGACATCCCGCCGAATTGTCTGGGGGAATAAACAAACGAATAGGAATAATGAACCACTCTTTTCCCTAAAGCCACATTCTGGCCCAACTGTGCCTGCAGAAGAGGTAAGCGCTAGGAAGGTGCTTCTGCCCCGTGCTACTTGCCGCCGTTGGTGCGGTTGAGGAGGCCCGCGAAGACCCGGTGGGGTAGCAGCCAGCGCAGCAAGTACACCAGTTTGGGCTGTGAGCCGGCCAACACGCGGGCCGACGTGCCACCTCGGGTGGCCGCTGCGAACACGACGCGGGCCACCGACTCCGGCGTGGCCGCGTGGGCGTAGCTGGCCAGCGTTTGCTCGTGCACCCGCTGAGCATAGGGGTCGTAGGCCGGGGCAGGGACGTACTGGATGGCGACTGTAAAATCGGTGCGCACCGTGCCCGGCACGATGGTGCGCACCTGGATGTTGAACTGCTTTACTTCGTACTGCAATCCCTCCATGAAGCCCTCCAGGGCAAATTTGGTGGCGTTGTAGACACTGTAGAGCGGGAAGGCAATGTGCCCGCCCACGGATGTAGTGGTCAGAATGAGCCCCTGCTTGCGTTCGCGGAAATGGGGCAGCACCGCCCGCGTCACGTTCATCACCCCGTACACATTCGTGTTAAACTGCTGCTGCACCTGCACGGGGCTAAGGGCCTCAAAGGCGCCGGCCAGGGCATAGCCGGCATTGTTAAAGAGCACATCCAGGCGGCCGAAGGCGTGCAGCGCCGCCGCTACGGCGGCCGCAATGCTGGCCACGTCCAGCACGTCGAGCGGCAGCACCAGCACATTGGCCAGCGTATGCAAGTCAGCGGGTGCCTTGTTCGGGGTGCGCATGGTGGCCACGACCTGCCAGCCGCGTTGGGCAAAGTAGCGGGCGGTAGCCAGACCAATGCCGGTGGAAGCGCCGGTAATGAGAATCGTTTGGTTTGAAGTAGCCATGGCTTTGAAAGTCATGAAGTAAACAAAGAGCGTCACCCTGTTGTAAAAGGTGCAGCAGCCCGTGAGCTTAAGCCCGCTGGCTGCTGCACCTAACGCGATACAAGAGCAGCTTACGGCTCCGTTTTGGTGAGATAGTCCGGCGGAAATACTTCCTGGCCGCGTCGGGCGGCAATGGCCTGGAGTTTTTTCAGGTCCTCCGGGCTTAGGTCGGGCGTGGGCAAAAACTGGCCGGCCGCTACGGGCTGGCCGATTTCGGCAAAGAAATCATCTAACCCCGCTGGTACGACCACGCACAGCAGATGCGCCAGCGAGTCTGATACGTTACGGAAGCTATGGATGGCACCACCCTTGGGAATCTCGACCACGGCCCCTTGACGAGCGGTGTAGGTCTGCGTTTCTGACCGGACTACGACTTCGCCCGCTATTACATAGAAGGTTTCCTGAATGAGCGCATGAGCGTGGGGACCCGGTCCGCCACCGGGCGGCACCAACATGTCGATAATCGCGTACGCGCCATCGGTCTGGGCCCCGCTGGCCACGGTGCGGTAGGTGTCGCCCATCACCGATAGTGCGGGGCCAGCCTGCGGGTCAAGGGTTCTAACGGAAATAGGACGCATAAACAGAGAAAAGTGAAGAAAAAGTGGGTAGGGGGCGTGCACTGGGAAATACCGTGGCAACTACCTCGGCAGCGGCTAGGCGTACAGAAGATTGTCTTCGTTGCAGCCAACTGGTTAAGTGGGCATGCGGAGTGGTTTTGATCGGGGGCTGGGTAGACTGAGACGACGAGTTTACTGGGGCAAGTGCAAGGCAACCCCGATTAATGCCGCTAGGGCGAGGGTAAGCGCCCCGGCCCGCAGACCGATAACGCTGTCCCAGCGGTCTTGCAACGCGCGGGCATCCGGTGGGGTGTGGCGGTAGGTTGCCGCGGCAGTTTGGCGCTTGTTGACGGGCTGAGCGACCAGCACGTACGCGGCCAGTTGCGTCAGCAATCCAGCCAAGGCCAACAAGGCGAGGCGGCCGGGCAGCGTCGGCCAACCGCCCACTGTAAAAAAGAGCCCGCCGGTCGTGAGCAAAGCCGTGGCGCCGAAAAGAGGCATGCGGGCATCCGCCACGGCGTGCAGGTGACCCAGCACCTGCGTGAGACTGGTCTCGTCGACCCGCCGCAGGGCCGGGCGAGCGACGAGGGCAAAGAAGACGTCGACGCCGTACACGACGCCGCTGCTGAGTAAGGCCACGGCCACCAGCCAGGAAGACCAAGACGGGCTCATGACGCGTGCCGGGTAAGCGGCTCCGGGAGCTGAGCCCCCGCCGGGCTGGCCGGGCGGGGCATGGTGAAGAGGGAGGCCGCCAGACCCAGCAGCAGGACAATCGCTAGCAAATGGGGCATTTGCAGGGCGAGCGAGTCAGTGGGCTGGGCCCGCACGACGGTTAGGTCCACGCAGGGAATTAAGGTGCCGAGTAGCAGCACCCAGGCCAGGGGACGGTCGTAGCCCAGGCCAGCGAACAGGGCCAGCAGCAGGCCCGAGAAGACGTCGCGAATGCCTTTGGCGTAGTGGAAGGCGTAGTGCGTGTCGGTCGGGGCAGGAGCACGCCAAAGCCTTCGGCTCCCGCGCGCGGGGCCAGTAAAAAGCGCAGGCCAATGAATACCATGCCCAGGCCAAGGAGCAGACTTAGGCTGCGGGAGAGGGTGCGACGCATCGGGGAAGAAGAGGTTGGTACGGCACAAAGCTACGGCCACCCTCACCTCCAACTCATTCACCCAGGTGCATAAACGCTGCGCCGACTACCACGCCGCGCGGCTACGAATCCGGCTCAGTGACTGCGGCTGGACCCCGACGTAAGAGGCAATGTAGTACTGCGGAATGCGCTGTAGCAGGTCGGGGTAAGTGCGCACGAAGCGGGCATAGCGTTGCGCAGGTGGGTCTGTATAAAACGAGGTGAGCTGGCGCAACATATCCACGAACAGAGTCTCCGCGACGAGGCGTCCCAGCCGCTCGCCTTCCCGCACCTCGCGATAAAGCCGTTGCAGGTTGTCGGCGGAGATGGTCAGTAGGTGGGCCTCCTCCAGGGCCTGGATGCCGTGGGCGGCCGGCTGGGCCGACAGGAAGCTCTCGTAGTCACCGATAAATTCCTGCTCGCGGCCGAAGTAATATGTCAGCCGCTGGTCGTCGCCGCTTTGAAAGTAGTGAAACACACCTTGCAGCACGAAACCCACTTTGAGATTCACCTCCCCCGGCTGTAGGAAAAAGCCGCCCTTGGGCACGACTTCGGGCACGAACCACTGCCGAAGCAGGGCTTCCTCAGCGGGGGCTAAGGTAATGAAGCGGCGGATGGTGACGAGCAGCAGGTCGTGCATGAGCAAAAGAGATGGCCCCTGCCTGGCAGCTACTACCAAGCAGGGTGCGAGCGGCGCAGAAGTAGCAAAAGGAGCACGTCAAAAGTAGTAAATGGCTCCCGCACCTGCCAAGATGCCTACAAGGTAGTGCGGGCTACTGGCACGTTTGCCGAGCACCGTTCAAGAAATGTGACAAGCTCGGTTACAGGTTCATCTCCTATTCCCGCAGTCGAATACGATCAACCAAAAAGTAGTCATACAAAACGGCATCGGTGGCGTACGCCCCTGCTCATTGGCGAAGACGCAGAAATCGTGGTCTTTAAAGAAGGCTCCTCCGATAAAGGGATGTAGGTTCATCCCATACAGGTAAACGTGCCCATAGGCAACCCCACAGGTAGCCTGCTGGTTTCGTTGCTTGGCTACTTGATTGTAAGTGGCCGCGACCACGTAGGAATACATTTTACAGTGCGCTTGCTGGCCATCTAGAATTTTATTGGGGTCCGACAACGCCTTAGACTTGATGGCAAAAGTCAATCTTCTAGCGGTCTCTGCTACGGCGAACTGACGTAGAGTCACAGGAGTCGCCGCCTGCTCACCAGTTGCTTGAAGCCGGGTCTGGACTGTCGCTAGGTGCTGATGGTCCAAAGTCTGCTGGTACGGACGATAGCTAAAAATCCGATACGACAGCCGGTGCACGACAACTACATACCCGGCGATGACAACTAAGAATAACACGAGGGCGCTGATAAATACTCGTTTCATAGTAGTTTTTATGCGGCGCTGTGAAAAAGGCGCTCGGAGATAGCGGAATCTATCCCCCGTAGCAATTTTTATTTCTTCCGCATCTTTGTCAACGTAGCGATTTACCGTCTGATCGCTGGTGATCCAATGAGTTAGTCTTCCGGATCTTGACCTTGTGCAGCGTCGATACGCGGACATAAAGGACTACTCGCACACTTCTACTATCTGAGAGTTGACAGGAAAGTATTGGCGCGTGAGCCGTACAAATAGGTAGACTGTCAAACCATTCACGAGCACCGGAAATACATTGCCAGAGACTTGCCAATGCCTATACTCGGAAGTGCTCAGGCCATAGAGTGGCGTGAGGCTATACATACCATGACTAATACCGATTAATACCAGAAATACTTCCACCACAGTACTTATTGCACGCTCTGTGGAACTGATGAGAAACTGCGGTCGAGAGAGAATAACCATCTGAGCATGGTTGTCATCAACCGGAGGAAGTATAGTCCTAAAACCAAGAACACAGCAGCGGCGGCGCTCAGATACAAATAGTTATTGAGAAGAACCTCCAGGTCCGGTCCACTGTGTTGGCCACGGTAGCCGTGCGGCAAGTAGCTATCCTGAATGTTCCACCCAATCGATAGTGTGAACAGGAACAACATCAGCAAAAAAGGTTGGACAAGTAGGGAACGCATCAACTTTTCGACAAGGGAGCATTGACGTAAATGAATAGACAGCACTAAGAGGTGTTCGAACTACTTATCCAAACTATACTTTGCTAGAGCCAGTAGGTACTTAACTAACCAGCAGGAGCTTGAATAAAAAGCACCAACCAGTTGTGCAGGCTACACTCCCAGAGACAAGGATGGCTGGATAAGATGTAAATCAACGAACTTTGACGAATCTTTGCATTTTATAAAGGTCCCATTTTGACTAAACTATATACTCTTCCCCAGGGCATGTTGAGCCGGATAAGCTGTCAAATGCTGTGGCTGCTGGTCTTGGTGCCTGCGTTGGCCCATGCTAAGGTGCCAGCGTGGCCCATTGCCGAATCCGGTCGTACGGAGAAGACGAGTGGCATCAACTCCTTGGGTATCGTCCCGGCCAATGGGCTGGGGGCCAGCGACCTGGATGTCGAATCTTCCAACTGGACAGCAGGTCTTAACCCGGCCAGTGGCTTACTCCCTAATGGTAACGGGACGTTCCCCAGCGCTGACAACCGTTTTGGTGGCGTTGCCTTGGGCAAAGTAGAGGGTGAGCAGAACTATTCCGTTAACGCTGCGGCCATGCGCCTGCACTTGGCCGCAGCGCCAGTAGTGAGCGGCTTCAGCCCTAGTAGTGCCGCAGCCGGCACAACGGTGGCCGTAGTCGGCACAGGCCTGGCAGACCTCACTGCATTCACTGTCAATGGCGTATCGGTGCCCATGGCGGCCATCAGCAACAACACTGCGACCGGCTTCTCTTTCGTTGTGCCGGCCGGGGCTACAGCTACTGGTACCAGCAGGGCCACCACGGCCAACGGCAGCGGTAGCAGCACGGGCTTTACGGTGCTGCTGCGCGTCGTGAGCACCAGCCCGGCCGCCAATGCCCGCACGGCCCCACTGACTAATTCGGCCGTGGGGCTGACCTTTACCGAGCCGGTTACCGCTGCTTCGGCAGCAGGCATCCGCGTGTTCTCCGCCCAGGCCGGGGGCCGGAAGGCTGGTACCGTAAGCCTGAGCGGCAGCACGGTAAGCTTTCGAGCTACGGTGGGTACTCCACGCACGAATTTCAAGCCCGGCGAAATAGTCCGTGTGACACAGCCCGCGACTGTGAGAAGCATATCCGGGCTTCTGGCTCCCAGGCGGGTGTACCAGTTTACGACGGCAGT
This genomic window contains:
- a CDS encoding recombinase family protein; this translates as MQRNAREHPANRQAAQLATLLREKGQTLEEIAVTLNRTGYRTRRGKDFHATSVWRLLNGEPLARTAWFADADSSAANR
- a CDS encoding SDR family oxidoreductase — protein: MATSNQTILITGASTGIGLATARYFAQRGWQVVATMRTPNKAPADLHTLANVLVLPLDVLDVASIAAAVAAALHAFGRLDVLFNNAGYALAGAFEALSPVQVQQQFNTNVYGVMNVTRAVLPHFRERKQGLILTTTSVGGHIAFPLYSVYNATKFALEGFMEGLQYEVKQFNIQVRTIVPGTVRTDFTVAIQYVPAPAYDPYAQRVHEQTLASYAHAATPESVARVVFAAATRGGTSARVLAGSQPKLVYLLRWLLPHRVFAGLLNRTNGGK
- a CDS encoding cupin domain-containing protein, yielding MRPISVRTLDPQAGPALSVMGDTYRTVASGAQTDGAYAIIDMLVPPGGGPGPHAHALIQETFYVIAGEVVVRSETQTYTARQGAVVEIPKGGAIHSFRNVSDSLAHLLCVVVPAGLDDFFAEIGQPVAAGQFLPTPDLSPEDLKKLQAIAARRGQEVFPPDYLTKTEP
- a CDS encoding DUF1772 domain-containing protein — its product is MSPSWSSWLVAVALLSSGVVYGVDVFFALVARPALRRVDETSLTQVLGHLHAVADARMPLFGATALLTTGGLFFTVGGWPTLPGRLALLALAGLLTQLAAYVLVAQPVNKRQTAAATYRHTPPDARALQDRWDSVIGLRAGALTLALAALIGVALHLPQ
- a CDS encoding DUF4267 domain-containing protein, with the translated sequence MNELEVRVAVALCRTNLFFPDASHPLPQPKSAPWPGHGIHWPALFTGPARGSRRLWRAPAPTDTHYAFHYAKGIRDVFSGLLLALFAGLGYDRPLAWVLLLGTLIPCVDLTVVRAQPTDSLALQMPHLLAIVLLLGLAASLFTMPRPASPAGAQLPEPLTRHAS
- a CDS encoding Crp/Fnr family transcriptional regulator, producing the protein MHDLLLVTIRRFITLAPAEEALLRQWFVPEVVPKGGFFLQPGEVNLKVGFVLQGVFHYFQSGDDQRLTYYFGREQEFIGDYESFLSAQPAAHGIQALEEAHLLTISADNLQRLYREVREGERLGRLVAETLFVDMLRQLTSFYTDPPAQRYARFVRTYPDLLQRIPQYYIASYVGVQPQSLSRIRSRAAW